The following coding sequences are from one Lolium rigidum isolate FL_2022 chromosome 6, APGP_CSIRO_Lrig_0.1, whole genome shotgun sequence window:
- the LOC124661536 gene encoding probable LRR receptor-like serine/threonine-protein kinase At1g06840: MSRSWMFYICSVIYTLYFANVQLTTAQITAPWEVNALRAIKNSLDDPLGFLDGWNRGDPCVGNWTRVICENETAIDGYFHVKELQLIRLNLSGTLAPELGQLTHMKIMDFMWNKIGGSIPPEVGNITSLELLLLNGNLLTGPLPESIGFLPNLNRIQIDQNHISGPIPKSFANLNKTKHFHMNNNSLSGQIPPELSRLPSLVHLLLDNNNLSGYLPPELSQLPKLLIIQLDNNNFSGSSIPSSYGNITTLLKLSLRNCSLEGPAPDVSGIPQLGYLDISWNQLTGPIPSGQLASNITTIDLSHNSLNGSIPGSFSGLPNLQRLSLDNNQLDGSVPSDVWRNINFNGNRSLILDFHNNLLTNLSNPLTPPANVTILLSGNPICTSPNQLNISQYCGSPSSLLPGGGSLDNSTLCSPCSTDLPFESILKSPNPCSCGIPLYVNYRLKSPGFWDFIPYEAQFQEYLSSGLFLSSYQLEVATFEWDEGPRLKMKLKLFPNNTGFFNSGEVLRLRNMFTGWLIADSDIFGPYELIDFIPGWYENVLPRRAKSSLSTGAIVGIVIAVFAAAAILSSFITLFILRRRSTRFSKKRTAKRIPMKIDGVKDFTFEELSKCTNDFSDSALIGQGGYGKVYKGVLADGKVAAIKRAQEGSLQGSKEFFTEIELLSRLHHRNLVSLLGYCDEEDEQMLVYEYMPNGTLRDNLSAKAKEGLSFAMRLRIALGSSRGILYLHTEADPPIFHRDIKASNILLDSKLVAKVADFGLSRLAPLPETEGSAPGYVSTVVKGTPGYLDPEYFLTHKLTDKSDVYSLGVVFLELLTGMQPISHGKNLVREVVAANQSGMIMSVVDMRMGSCPGECVERFAALGLRCCRDETDARPSMVEVVRELETIWQMTPEMDGVPSESVAMDPTHASSSTATSSGSRMVSGGNDQYMSSSDVSGSNLISGVMPSINPR, encoded by the exons ATGTCACGGTCCTGGATGTTCTATATTTGCTCTGTTATCTACACGTTGTATTTCGCCAATGTGCAACTGACAACTGCACAGATCACGGCACCATGGGAAG TTAATGCTCTGAGAGCTATCAAAAACAGTTTGGACGATCCGTTGGGATTTCTCGATGGCTGGAACCGTGGAGATCCATGTGTCGGCAATTGGACTCGTGTCATCTGTGAAAATGAGACAGCAATCGATGGATACTTTCATGTCAAAGAACT GCAGCTTATACGGTTGAATTTATCTGGGACTTTAGCTCCTGAGCTTGGCCAGCTTACTCACATGAAAATAAT gGATTTTATGTGGAATAAAATTGGTGGGAGCATTCCTCCAGAGGTTGGCAACATTACTTCTCTGGAACTATT GCTCTTGAACGGGAACCTGTTGACTGGTCCTTTACCAGAGTCTATTGGCTTCCTTCctaatttgaataggattcagatTGATCAGAACCATATATCCGGACCCATACCTAAATCATTCGCTAACCTGAACAAAACAAAGCACTT TCACATGAACAATAATTCGTTGAGTGGTCAAATTCCACCTGAATTGTCCAGATTACCTTCACTTGTTCACTT ATTGTTGGATAACAATAACTTATCAGGCTATCTTCCACCAGAATTATCACAGCTACCAAAACTGCTCATCAT CCAGCTAGACAACAACAACTTCTCCGGAAGTTCAATTCCTTCATCTTATGGCAATATCACCACACTTCTTAAATT GAGTTTGAGGAACTGCAGCTTGGAAGGTCCCGCTCCTGATGTCAGTGGAATACCGCAACTTGGCTACTT GGATATTAGTTGGAATCAGTTGACGGGTCCCATACCATCTGGCCAACTAGCGAGCAACATAACTACAAT AGACCTTTCCCACAACAGTCTCAATGGTTCCATTCCTGGAAGTTTCTCTGGCCTTCCTAATCTCCAGAGGCT GTCACTGGACAATAATCAACTGGATGGTTCTGTTCCCTCTGATGTCTGGAGAAACATCAATTTCAATGGAAACAGAAGCCTGATATT GGATTTCCATAACAACTTACTCACAAATCTGTCAAATCCTCTTACACCACCTGCTAATGTTACCATCCT GTTATCTGGAAACCCCATATGCACATCCCCGAACCAACTGAACATATCTCAGTATTGTGGATCACCTTCATCACTTCTCCCTGGAGGAGGTTCCCTGGATAACAGCACACTTTGTTCGCCATGCTCGACCGACCTTCCTTTCGAAAGTATACTCAAGTCACCTAACCCATGTTCATGTGGCATTCCACTCTACGTCAATTACCGTCTGAAGAGTCCTGGATTCTGGGATTTTATTCCGTATGAAGCGCAGTTTCAAGAGTACCTATCATCGGGACTCTTTTTGTCCTCATACCAGTTGGAAGTTGCTACTTTCGAGTGGGACGAAGGCCCAAGGTTgaagatgaagttgaagctgttccCAAACAACACTGGGTTTTTTAACTCGGGTGAAGTGCTGAGACTGAGAAACATGTTCACAGGGTGGCTGATCGCAGACTCCGATATATTTGGGCCTTATGAGCTTATTGACTTCATCCCAGGGTGGTATGAAAATG TACTGCCACGGCGTGCAAAGTCTAGTCTCAGTACAGGTGCCATTGTTGGTATTGTCATCGCAGTATTCGCTGCAGCGGCAATTCTTTCATCCTTCATCACTCTCTTTATATTGAGAAGGCGATCAACTCGATTTTCAAAGAAACGCACTG CAAAAAGAATTCCGATGAAAATTGATGGCGTAAAAGATTTCACTTTTGAAGAATTATCAAAATGTACAAATGATTTTAGTGATTCGGCACTAATTGGTCAAGGGGGGTATGGAAAAGTATACAAGGGGGTGTTGGCTGATGGTAAAGTAGCAGCAATAAAACGTGCACAAGAGGGTTCTCTTCAGGGCTCAAAGGAATTCTTCACAGAGATAGAATTGCTGTCCAGGCTGCATCACCGAAACCTGGTTTCTCTGCTTGGTTATTGTGACGAAGAGGATGAGCAG ATGCTGGTGTATGAGTATATGCCAAATGGTACTCTACGGGATAATCTTTCAG CTAAAGCTAAAGAGGGACTAAGTTTTGCCATGAGGTTACGAATTGCACTGGGATCATCACGAGGCATCCTCTACTTGCACACAGAAGCAGACCCTCCAATATTTCATCGTGACATCAAGGCTAGCAAcattttattggactcaaaacTTGTAGCGAAGGTTGCTGATTTTGGTCTCTCGCGGCTTGCTCCACTGCCAGAAACAGAGGGGAGCGCTCCTGGTTATGTTTCCACGGTCGTAAAGGGTACTCCG GGTTATCTAGACCCTGAGTATTTCCTCACTCATAAGCTGACGGACAAGAGTGACGTGTACAGCCTCGGTGTCGTTTTTCTGGAACTGCTGACAGGGATGCAGCCTATTTCTCATGGGAAAAATCTAGTCAGAGAG GTGGTGGCAGCGAACCAGTCGGGGATGATAATGTCTGTGGTGGACATGCGGATGGGGTCGTGCCCAGGGGAATGTGTGGAGAGGTTCGCCGCTTTAGGGCTGCGGTGCTGCCGTGACGAGACGGACGCGAGGCCATCCATGGTGGAGGTAGTGAGAGAGCTGGAGACAATTTGGCAAATGACTCCGGAGATGGACGGCGTGCCATCAGAGTCAGTGGCCATGGACCCTACCCACGCCAGCAGCAGCACGGCGACATCGTCTGGGTCGAGGATGGTCTCCGGGGGGAATGACCAGTACATGTCATCGTCGGATGTCTCCGGCAGCAACCTTATTAGCGGCGTTATGCCCAGCATCAACCCTCGCTAG